From Coffea arabica cultivar ET-39 chromosome 2e, Coffea Arabica ET-39 HiFi, whole genome shotgun sequence, the proteins below share one genomic window:
- the LOC113729172 gene encoding uncharacterized protein gives MKLVELRILGKSTLKLDVRGRLASSALISKIRVRKLLSSGAKGYLAFLINTPKVKLENVPVVKEFSDVFPEKLETLPPEKEIMFKIDVAPRTDMDSGSDSDRIEGRPSMIRFRMVGGGPHLQWTPARWVRRCPCRKRFSYPNQVVLGVVEERRRLTHDLRVARAEREEMRATIEAQAARIQELEAWVLEERQRVGASYAQFQATDRHLIQIVEEVENRADGIMVECVTMADHIKEAMGGAGPRDVAPGDDGKKEPMEEEPEKNLIASWYVGRPTMARMMEQMERHFQRMLEPIQDELLQLRASGTPKTSKSMRRRRGVEESSDGSNNDDDDEEPRIRPRQRNQTGPTDVFKGIKMQIPEFKGRSDPETFLEWLSKIEMVFSCQNYTAVQKVQLATMEFTEYAVVWWDQIKKSRRRNGLPELIPWPELRAMMRTRFVPGHYTRDLYHRLQTLVQGNRSVDEYHKEMEILMLRADVQEDPEATMARFLSGLRPDIAERVELQHYMELHELVDKAIKVEQRFKRRGTTRSNFGNTTYSTNRPFQPRNDSRPSPNAPTPKPRFEGGKVGNPSISKPPFSTPKFEESRVQTRARDTRCFKCQGRGHIASQCPNQRTMIMMQNGEIVSEDEAEYEGILPLDGGSDGESPNEEEFSAPEGHFGTALVARRALTARVKEDELQRENIFYTRCFVNQALCSVIIDSGSCTNVASSLMVDNLKLPTRDHPRPYKLQWLNNSGEVRVTKQVLISFQIHKYSDEVLCDVVPMQASHIILGRPWQFDRQEYADIFPEDVPSGLPPLRGIEHQIDFVPGASLPNRPAYKSNPEETKELQRQVDDLLGKGWARESLSPCAVPVILVPKKDGTWRMCTDCRAVNAITVKYRHPIPRLDDMLDELHGAVFFTKIDLKSGYHQIRIKEGDEWKTAFKTKYGLYECKSYDEHLEHIRAVMDVLRREQLYANLKKCNFCTNELVFLGFVISAQGMKVDDQKVKAIQEWPTPRSVGDVRSFHGLAGFYRRFVRDFSTIAAPLTELIKKNENFHWGDSQEQAFRALKHKLTHAPVLALPDFSKTFEIDCDASGIGVGAVLNQGGRPIAYFSEKLNGAALNYSTYDKELYALIRALQVWQHYLRPKEFVIHTDHESLKYLKAQHTLSKKHARWIAFVESFPYVIKYKAGKSNVVADALSRRYSLLTSLDAKLLGFELIKDIYAQDSDFGELYLSCKHTGQGKFFISDGYLFYANRLCIPHGSIRELLVRESHSGGLMGHFGVDKTLAMLQEHFYWPHMRRDVARVVERCLACKKAKSKVHPYGLYTPLPISSAPWVDISMDFILGLPRSKYGHDSIYVVVDRFSKMAHFIACHKTDDASHIANLFFKEIVRLHGIPRTIVSDRDVKFLSYFWKTLWSKLGTKLLFSTASHPQTDGQTEVVNRTLGTLLRAIIKKNLKSWEECLPHVEFAYNRAIHSTTGFSPFKCAYGFNPLTPLDLVPLPSNERAHLDGKKRAEFVKQLHEKVRANIERRTAQYVKQANKGRQKLIFEPGDWVWLHMRKERFPVQRRNKLQPRDDAFDLRANPSQEEGNDSIMLVDSQAFASAAVEIGLELPIQLIVEITENGFIKWTSTSCYLL, from the exons ATGAAATTAGTAGAATTGCGCATCCTGGGAAAATCAACCTTGAAATTAGATGTGAGGGGTAGACTAGCATCGTCTGCTCTAATTTCGAAGATTCGAGTTAGGAAATTGTTGAGTAGTGGGGCTAAAGGATATCTAGCCTTTCTTATAAATACACCTAAGGTGAAGTTGGAAAATGTGCCagtagtgaaagaattttctgatgtctTTCCCGAGAAATTAGAGACGTTGCCTCCAGAGAAAGAAATAATGTTTAAGATCGATGTAGCTCCGAGGACG GATATGGACAGTGGCAGCGACAGTGATAGGATCGAGGGACGTCCCTCAATGATTCGATTTCGGATGGTTGGAGGCGGACCCCACCTTCAGTGGACACCAGCCAGGTGGGTTAGGAGGTGCCCGTGCCGCAAGAGGTTCTCCTACCCTAACCAGGTGGTGTTAGGGGTAGTTGAGGAGAGGAGACGGTTGACCCATGACCTGAGGGTAGCTCGAGCAGAGAGAGAGGAGATGAGGGCCACTATCGAGGCCCAAGCTGCCAGGATTCAGGAGCTGGAGGCTTGGGTTCTTGAGGAGCGTCAGAGGGTTGGCGCCTCCTATGCTCAGTTTCAGGCGACTGATAGGCACCTTATTCAGATTGTGGAGGAGGTGGAAAATCGTGCGGATGGTATTATGGTAGAGTGTGTGACCATGGCCGATCACATAAAGGAGGCCATGGGTGGAGCAGGACCTAGGGATGTTGCCCCTGGCGATGATGGGAAGAAAGAGCCCATGGAGGAAGAGCCCGAGAAGAATCTGATAGCATCATGGTACGTGGGCAGGCCAACAATGGCTCGG ATGATGGAGCAAATGGAGAGACATTTCCAACGCATGCTAGAACCCATTCAAGATGAGTTGCTGCAACTCCGAGCGTCTGGAACACCAAAAACCTCTAAGTCCATGCGAAGGCGAAGGGGCGTGGAGGAGTCGTCCGATGGTTccaataatgatgatgatgatgaggaaccTCGAATTCGACCAAGGCAAAGGAACCAGACTGGACCTACCGATGTATTCAAGGGAATCAAGATGCAAATCCCTGAGTTCAAAGGACGGTCCGATCCCGAGACCTTTCTCGAATGGTTATCCAAGATCGAAATGGTCTTTTCTTGCCAAAACTACACCGCGGTGCAAAAGGTGCAATTGGCCACCATGGAATTCACTGAGTACGCTgtggtttggtgggaccaaatcAAGAAGTCTAGAAGGAGAAATGGGCTACCTGAGCTTATTCCATGGCCCGAGCTTCGAGCCATGATGCGCACCCGCTTTGTACCTGGACATTACACTAGGGATTTATACCACCGGTTACAAACCTTAGTCCAGGGCAACCGGAGTGTGGATGAGTACcacaaggagatggagatcCTGATGCTTAGAGCGGATGTACAGGAGGATCCTGAAGCCACCATGGCGAGATTCTTGAGCGGGTTACGACCCGATATTGCTGAACGAGTGGAACTTCAACATTATATGGAGTTACATGAGCTTGTAGACAAGGCTATTAAGGTCGAGCAAAGGTTCAAGCGGAGGGGTACCACTCGATCGAATTTCGGCAATACCACCTACTCTACCAACCGCCCATTCCAACCAAGGAATGATTCTCGGCCTTCACCAAATGCTCCTACACCAAAGCCGAGATTCGAGGGAGGTAAGGTGGGCAACCCTAGTATTAGTAAGCCGCCCTTTTCTACTCCAAAATTTGAGGAGTCTAGGGTACAAACTAGAGCTCGTGATACtcgatgcttcaaatgccaaggtagAGGCCATATTGCTAGTCAATGTCCCAATCAAAGGACTATGATTATGATGCAAAATGGTGAGATCGTGAGTGAGGACGAAGCCGAGTACGAAGGCATACTACCTCTTGACGGAGGTAGTGATGGGGAATCACCAAATGAAGAGGAGTTTAGTGCACCCGAGGGTCATTTTGGGACTGCATTGGTTGCAAGGAGAGCATTAACTGCAcgtgttaaggaggacgagcttCAACGGGAGAACATCTTCTACACCAGGTGCTTCGTCAACCAAGCACTTTGTAGTGTgattattgatagtgggagCTGCACAAATGTAGCTAGTTCACTCATGGTGGACAACTTGAAGTTGCCTACAAGGGATCACCCGCGACCCTACAAACTCCAATGGCTCAACAACTCTGGGGAGGTTCGAGTAACCAAGCAGGTTCTTATATCCTTCCAAATCCATAAATATTCTGATGAAGTATTATGTGATGTAGTTCCTATGCAGGCTAGTCACATTATACTAGGTAGGCCTTGGCAGTTTGACAGACAG GAATATGCTGATATCTTCCCCGAGGACGTGCCAAGTGGATTACCACCGCTTAGAGGCATTGAGCACCAAATAGACTTTGTCCCTGGAGCTTCGTTGCCAAATCGGCCAGCTTACAAGAGCAACCCGGAGGAAACTAAGGAGTTACAAAGGCAAGTGGACGACTTGCTTGGCAAAGGATGGGCACGTGAGAGCTTAAGCCCGTGCGCTGTCCCAGTCATTTTGGTGCCCAAGAAAGATGGTACGTGGAGAATGTGCACTGATTGTAGGGCCGTAAATGCCATCACGGTAAAGTATCGCCACCCTATACCTCGCttagatgacatgcttgatgagtTACATGGGGCTGTGTTCTTTACCAAAATTGATCTCAAAAGTGGGTACCATCAAATTAGGATTAAggagggggatgaatggaaaactgccTTTAAAACTAAGTATGGATTGTATGAGTG CAAATCTTATGATGAACACCTCGAGCATATTAGGGCTGTTATGGATGTACTTCGACGAGAGCAGCTCTATGCCAATCTCAAGAAGTGTAATTTTTGCACTAATGAGCTTGTCTTTCTAGGGTTTGTTATAAGTGCGCAGGGAATGAAGGTGGATGATCAAAAGGTGAAAGCTATTCAAGAGTGGCCAACACCAAGGTCTGTGGGTGATGTTCGAAGCTTCCATGGCCTTGCGGGTTTCTATAGGAGATTCGTGAGGGACTTTAGCACTATTGCTGCACCCTTGACCGAGTTGATTAAAAAGAATGAGAACTTCCATTGGGGAGATTCTCAAGAACAAGCCTTTCGCGCTTTAAagcacaaactcacacatgcacctgtactTGCTTTACCTGACTTTTCTAAGACATTTGAGATTGATTGTGATGCTTCAGGTATTGGAGTTGGAGCTGTGTTGAATCAAGGAGGAAGACCTattgcctactttagtgagaaactcaaTGGGGCTGCACTGAACTACTCAACTTATGATAAAGAGTTGTACGCCCTCATTCGAGCACTACAAGTTTGGCAGCACTACTTAAGGCCTAAGgaattcgtgatacacactgatcatgaGTCCCTTAAATATCTTAAGGCCCAGCACACCTTGAGCAAAAAGCATGCAAGGTGGATCGCATTCGTGGAGTCCTTTCCGTATGTAATTAAATATAAGGCTGGTAAGTCTAATGTGGTTGCGGATGCACTCTCACGAAGGTACTCTTTACTCACTTCCTTAGATGCTAAGTTGTTAGGGTTTGAGCTGATTAAAGACATCTATGCCCAAGATAGTGATTTCGGTGAACTTTACCTTTCTTGCAAACACACTGGGCAAGGTAAATTCTTCATTTCCGATGGTTACTTGTTTTATGCCAATCGGCTTTGCATCCCACATGGATCCATCCGCGAACTTTTGGTACGAGAATCCCATTCGGGTGGCCTTATGGGACATTTTGGGGTTGATAAGACTCTTGCCATGCTGCAGGAGCACTTCTATTGGCCGCACATGAGGAGAGATGTTGCACGGGTGGTGGAGCGATGCTTAGCTTGTAAGAAAGCTAAATCCAAGGTACACCCGTATGGCCTTTACACCCCGTTACCTATTTCTAGTGCACCATGGGTCgatatttctatggattttatacTTGGTTTGCCTAGATCCAAGTATGGCCATGACTCCATTTATGTGgtagttgatagattctctaaaatGGCACACTTCATTGCATGtcataaaactgatgatgcatctcatattgctaacttATTCTTTAAAGAGATTGTGAGATTGCATGGCATTCCTAGGACCATTGTCTCAGACAGAGATGTCAAATTTCTGAGCTATTTTTGGAAGACACTCTGGTCTAAGTTAGGCACCAAATTGCTATTCTCTACTGCCAGCCACCCCCAAACTGATGGTCAAACTGAGGTGGTAAATCGTACATTAGGTACCTTGTTGCGTGCCATCATCAAAAAGAACTTGAAATCATGGGAAGAATGtttacctcatgttgagtttgcttaTAATAGGGCTATCCATTCTACTACAGGTTTCTCTCCATTTAAATGTGCTTATGGTTTTAATCCACTAACACCACTTGATCTAGTGCCATTACCTAGTAATGAGCGTGCACATTTGGATGGTAAGAAACGTGCAGAGTTTGTTAAGCAACTGCATGAGAAAGTCAGGGCTAACATTGAGAGGAGAACTGCTCAATATGTCAAGCAAGCTAACAAAGGTCGCCAAAagttgatttttgagcctggcgATTGGGTGTGGTTGCACATGCGCAAAGAACGCTTTCCTGTTCAAAGGAGGAACAAATTACAACCACGTG ATGATGCGtttgatttgagggcaaatccttctcaagaggaggggaatgatagcaTCATG